A genomic window from Caldicellulosiruptor kronotskyensis 2002 includes:
- the gltX gene encoding glutamate--tRNA ligase: MEVRTRFAPSPTGHLHIGGARTALFNYLFAKRYGGKFILRIEDTDLERSSIESEKVIIESLRWLGIEWDEGVEVGGPYGPYRSTERVDIYKKYVDVLFEKGYAYYCYCTEEELEAQRQELLSKGQMPRYTGKCRNLTEDQKRRFEQEGRKPTVRFKVPEGVKIVVHDLVRGNVEFLSDDIGDFVIVKSDGIPTYNFAVVIDDHLMKISHVIRGEEHLSNTPRQILIYNALGFELPQFAHVSLILGKDRTKMSKRHGSTWVEQYKDQGYLKEGLINFLALLGWSPPEDKEIFDMEYLIENFSLERVSKNPAIFDIDKLNYINSQHIKLKSLDELTQMCIPYFVEAGYIKEDEAQSKFEWLKKIVKSVYEGLDYLSQIKDRVDVFFNNEIKIEEDEAKEVLKWDHVKDLINVFENKIRQMNELTPEAIKLLFKEIQKETGYKGKNLFMPIRVVLTGKTHGPELVEIIEIVGKENILKRLEFFKTWYN, from the coding sequence GTGGAAGTAAGAACAAGGTTTGCACCAAGTCCGACAGGGCATCTTCACATAGGCGGTGCAAGAACAGCACTTTTTAATTACCTTTTTGCCAAAAGATATGGGGGAAAGTTTATATTAAGGATAGAAGACACAGATTTAGAAAGATCGTCTATTGAGTCTGAAAAGGTTATAATAGAGAGTTTGAGATGGCTTGGGATTGAGTGGGATGAAGGTGTTGAGGTAGGGGGTCCCTACGGTCCTTATAGGTCGACAGAAAGAGTGGATATTTACAAAAAATATGTTGATGTTCTTTTTGAAAAAGGCTACGCATACTATTGTTACTGCACAGAAGAGGAGCTTGAGGCTCAAAGACAAGAGCTTTTATCAAAAGGTCAGATGCCAAGGTATACAGGAAAATGTAGAAACCTAACAGAGGATCAGAAGAGAAGATTTGAGCAGGAGGGGAGAAAACCAACTGTAAGGTTCAAAGTGCCAGAAGGTGTTAAGATAGTTGTCCATGATTTGGTAAGAGGCAATGTTGAGTTTTTGAGTGATGACATAGGCGACTTTGTAATTGTCAAATCTGATGGAATTCCCACATACAACTTTGCGGTTGTCATAGATGACCACTTAATGAAGATTTCGCATGTTATAAGGGGTGAAGAGCATCTTTCAAACACTCCACGCCAGATTCTAATTTACAATGCGCTTGGGTTTGAACTTCCGCAGTTTGCTCATGTTTCGCTCATACTTGGAAAAGACAGAACAAAGATGTCAAAGCGCCACGGTTCTACTTGGGTTGAGCAGTATAAAGATCAAGGGTATTTAAAAGAAGGACTTATAAACTTCTTGGCTCTGCTTGGCTGGTCACCACCAGAAGATAAGGAAATATTTGACATGGAATATCTAATTGAGAATTTCTCATTAGAAAGAGTTTCAAAAAATCCTGCAATATTTGACATTGATAAGCTAAATTATATAAACTCTCAGCATATTAAACTAAAGTCATTGGATGAGCTTACCCAGATGTGCATACCGTACTTTGTTGAAGCAGGATATATCAAAGAGGATGAGGCACAGTCCAAATTTGAATGGCTCAAGAAGATAGTAAAATCTGTGTATGAAGGACTGGATTATCTATCTCAGATCAAAGACAGAGTTGATGTATTTTTCAATAATGAAATAAAAATAGAAGAAGATGAAGCAAAAGAGGTCTTAAAGTGGGATCATGTGAAGGATTTAATTAATGTATTCGAAAATAAGATAAGGCAGATGAATGAATTGACTCCAGAAGCTATTAAGCTACTTTTCAAAGAGATTCAAAAAGAGACAGGTTACAAGGGCAAAAATCTGTTTATGCCGATAAGAGTTGTTTTGACTGGCAAAACACACGGTCCTGAGCTTGTTGAGATAATTGAGATTGTGGGGAAAGAAAACATACTAAAACGATTGGAATTCTTCAAAACGTGGTATAATTAA
- the epsC gene encoding serine O-acetyltransferase EpsC: MFRFFKMIKEEMDVIMEKDPACKSRLETLLYPSLWAIIYHRIAHWFYNRRMYFIARWISQRARHKTGIEIHPGAKIGRRVFIDHGMGVVIGETAEIGDDVLIYQGVTLGGTGKEKGKRHPTIGNNVLIGAGAKVLGPFKVGDNTKIGANAVVLREVEDNSTVVGVPGRVVRKEKKEKPTVEEQLDQVRFPDPLAMQICRLEAKIEALEKKLAEYERRLKEYEALQHSDNDKRGV, translated from the coding sequence ATGTTTAGATTTTTCAAGATGATTAAAGAAGAGATGGATGTTATCATGGAAAAGGACCCGGCTTGCAAGAGCAGGCTGGAAACTCTTTTGTATCCAAGCCTGTGGGCTATTATATATCACAGAATAGCTCACTGGTTTTACAACCGCAGGATGTACTTCATTGCAAGGTGGATTTCCCAGCGTGCAAGGCACAAAACTGGTATTGAGATACATCCCGGTGCCAAGATTGGTCGAAGGGTATTTATAGACCATGGCATGGGTGTTGTCATTGGTGAGACAGCTGAGATTGGCGACGATGTTTTAATTTACCAGGGCGTTACATTAGGTGGAACAGGTAAAGAAAAAGGTAAGCGTCATCCAACAATTGGAAACAACGTCTTAATTGGTGCTGGTGCTAAGGTTTTAGGACCCTTTAAGGTGGGGGATAATACGAAAATCGGTGCAAATGCAGTTGTTCTTCGTGAGGTTGAAGACAACTCAACAGTAGTTGGGGTACCAGGAAGAGTTGTCAGAAAGGAGAAAAAGGAAAAGCCAACTGTTGAAGAACAGCTTGACCAAGTAAGATTTCCCGACCCGCTTGCAATGCAGATTTGCAGGCTTGAGGCCAAGATAGAGGCTTTGGAGAAAAAACTTGCCGAGTATGAAAGGAGATTAAAAGAGTATGAAGCTTTACAACACTCTGACAATGACAAAAGAGGAGTTTGA
- the cysS gene encoding cysteine--tRNA ligase yields the protein MKLYNTLTMTKEEFEPLEEGKVKMYVCGPTVYDFIHIGNARPLIVFDTLRRYFEYKGYEVIYIQNFTDVEDKMINRANKEGVTVFELAERFIQEYYKDADRLNVKRATKNPRATEEIEDMIALIQTLIDKGYAYVVDGDVYFRTRKFAEYGKLSHKNIEELMAGARVDPNEKKEDPLDFALWKAKKEGEPAWSSPWGEGRPGWHIECSVMAMKYLGQTIDIHAGGQDLIFPHHENEIAQSEASTGKPFARFWLHNGYVNINNEKMSKSLGNFFTVREIIEKYHPEALRLFMLQAHYRKPLNFSIDLIEQAESALKRIYTCYENLEYLIKNGTTSNSSDSTLKAVLKELKAKFIDAMEDDLNTAEATGYLFEMVREINTHSNTCSKDVLILARDTLKELCSILGILEQYEEKKDEIPPEILELVEKRNEARKAKNFLEADRIRDDLRSLGYIVLDTPQGTKIERIK from the coding sequence ATGAAGCTTTACAACACTCTGACAATGACAAAAGAGGAGTTTGAACCCTTAGAAGAAGGCAAAGTAAAGATGTATGTTTGCGGTCCAACTGTTTATGATTTTATCCACATCGGCAATGCAAGGCCTTTGATTGTGTTTGATACTTTAAGGCGTTATTTTGAGTACAAAGGATATGAGGTTATCTACATTCAGAACTTTACAGATGTAGAAGATAAGATGATAAACAGAGCAAACAAAGAAGGTGTAACCGTATTTGAACTTGCTGAGAGATTCATACAAGAGTATTACAAAGATGCAGACAGATTAAATGTCAAGCGAGCAACCAAAAATCCAAGGGCAACAGAAGAGATAGAAGATATGATAGCCCTGATACAAACGCTGATTGATAAAGGTTATGCATATGTGGTTGATGGTGATGTGTATTTTAGAACAAGAAAATTTGCCGAGTATGGAAAGCTTTCTCACAAGAACATTGAAGAGCTGATGGCTGGCGCGCGCGTTGACCCGAACGAAAAGAAAGAAGACCCGCTTGATTTTGCCCTGTGGAAGGCTAAAAAAGAAGGTGAGCCAGCATGGAGTTCACCTTGGGGTGAGGGAAGACCCGGCTGGCATATAGAGTGTTCTGTTATGGCAATGAAATACCTTGGGCAGACTATTGACATTCATGCAGGCGGACAGGATTTGATTTTTCCTCATCATGAAAATGAGATTGCCCAGAGCGAGGCTTCAACAGGGAAACCTTTTGCACGTTTTTGGCTTCACAATGGGTATGTGAATATAAACAATGAAAAGATGTCAAAGTCGCTTGGGAATTTCTTTACTGTGCGTGAGATCATAGAAAAGTATCATCCAGAGGCTCTGAGACTTTTCATGCTTCAGGCTCACTATAGAAAGCCTCTGAACTTTTCTATTGATTTGATTGAACAGGCAGAAAGCGCGCTGAAGAGAATCTACACATGTTATGAAAACCTTGAATATTTGATTAAAAACGGAACAACGTCAAATAGTAGCGACAGTACACTTAAAGCTGTCTTAAAAGAGCTAAAAGCAAAATTTATAGATGCAATGGAAGATGACCTCAACACTGCCGAGGCAACAGGATATCTTTTTGAGATGGTAAGAGAAATAAATACACATTCAAATACGTGCTCAAAAGATGTACTGATTTTGGCAAGAGACACTTTAAAAGAGCTTTGCAGCATTTTAGGAATCTTAGAGCAATATGAAGAGAAAAAGGATGAAATTCCACCAGAGATTTTAGAGCTTGTTGAAAAGAGAAACGAGGCAAGAAAAGCTAAAAACTTTCTTGAAGCGGACAGGATACGAGATGATCTAAGGAGTTTAGGCTATATAGTTTTGGACACACCCCAAGGCACAAAGATTGAGAGGATAAAATAA
- a CDS encoding type II toxin-antitoxin system Phd/YefM family antitoxin yields the protein MSEVKLSTQQMKFSNLKELVSHMISISELSRGRASKIIDEVAKKKKNFLVIKNNKPQAVIIPIDLYDQLIQAHEDYKLLLLALKRTENLKQEDCSTFEQVVEEAGFTLEEIDKLAESVEIE from the coding sequence ATGTCGGAAGTCAAATTAAGTACTCAACAAATGAAATTCTCCAACTTGAAAGAATTGGTTTCGCATATGATTTCGATAAGTGAACTTTCAAGAGGCAGAGCTTCAAAAATTATTGATGAAGTTGCTAAAAAGAAAAAGAATTTTCTCGTTATCAAAAACAACAAGCCACAGGCAGTTATAATACCTATTGATTTATATGACCAACTTATACAGGCACATGAGGACTATAAGCTCCTGCTTCTGGCCCTCAAAAGAACTGAAAATTTAAAACAAGAAGATTGTTCTACTTTCGAACAAGTGGTTGAAGAAGCTGGCTTTACACTTGAAGAAATTGATAAGTTAGCAGAATCGGTGGAGATAGAATAA
- a CDS encoding type II toxin-antitoxin system RelE family toxin, producing the protein MASNFLPEAKKELFKLDKQTQKIVLAGIWKVSKNPHSHLFYQRK; encoded by the coding sequence GTGGCAAGTAACTTTTTGCCAGAAGCTAAAAAAGAACTTTTTAAACTTGATAAACAAACTCAGAAAATAGTCTTGGCTGGTATATGGAAAGTTAGCAAAAATCCACATTCTCACTTATTCTATCAAAGAAAGTAA
- the tnpA gene encoding IS200/IS605 family transposase: protein MKFDTNKHSVFLLYYHLILVTKYRRDVIDERISKRLREIFEYIQPNYNISLLEWNHDKDHVHILFNATPTTSLSKFINAYKSASSRLIKKEFAEIKQKLWKEYFWSRSYCLLTSGGAPVEVIRKYIESQGEKRKC, encoded by the coding sequence ATGAAATTTGATACTAATAAACATTCAGTGTTTCTTCTCTACTACCACTTGATTTTAGTAACAAAATATAGAAGGGATGTAATAGATGAGAGAATTTCAAAAAGATTAAGAGAAATCTTTGAATACATTCAACCTAATTACAACATATCCCTTCTTGAATGGAATCATGATAAAGACCATGTGCATATTTTGTTCAATGCAACTCCTACAACATCACTTTCCAAGTTTATAAATGCTTATAAAAGTGCTTCTTCAAGACTTATAAAAAAGGAATTTGCTGAAATTAAGCAAAAACTATGGAAGGAATATTTTTGGTCAAGAAGTTATTGTTTGCTGACAAGTGGTGGTGCACCAGTTGAAGTAATTAGAAAATACATTGAAAGTCAAGGTGAGAAAAGAAAATGCTGA
- a CDS encoding helix-turn-helix domain-containing protein: protein MLKAYKYRIYPTKA from the coding sequence ATGCTGAAGGCATATAAATATCGAATATATCCTACTAAAGCATAG
- a CDS encoding DUF421 domain-containing protein: MLKYLYIAFCSISVYIFIIIAIRLFGKKDISQLSITDLVFVLLLSNSVQNAMVGSDSSLFGGLVSATSLFAVNFVIKLIVYRFPKIEHLLEGEPLILVYRGKINEKNLAKVKITKEELLETVREHGVALLEDVELAVLEMDGNVSIISKKSESEYVKKKIPPRIKKRE; encoded by the coding sequence ATGCTAAAATATCTTTACATAGCATTTTGTTCAATATCAGTGTATATATTTATTATCATTGCTATTAGGCTGTTTGGCAAAAAAGATATTTCGCAGCTATCGATTACCGATTTAGTTTTTGTTTTGCTCCTCAGCAATTCTGTTCAAAATGCTATGGTAGGATCTGATTCAAGTCTTTTCGGTGGACTTGTTTCAGCAACCTCTCTATTTGCAGTAAACTTTGTTATAAAACTTATTGTATATAGGTTTCCGAAAATAGAACATTTACTTGAAGGTGAACCGTTAATATTGGTCTACAGAGGGAAAATAAATGAAAAAAATTTAGCTAAAGTAAAAATTACAAAAGAAGAACTGCTTGAAACTGTGAGAGAACATGGAGTGGCGTTGCTTGAAGATGTGGAGCTTGCTGTTTTGGAAATGGATGGTAATGTGAGTATTATCTCTAAAAAATCAGAAAGTGAATATGTGAAAAAGAAAATACCACCAAGAATAAAAAAACGAGAATAA
- a CDS encoding gamma-glutamylcyclotransferase family protein, with amino-acid sequence MYLFVYGSLLSHNSHNYLLSGCKFIGNAILNGYALYKISWYPAIVPKNGCKVAGEVYKVDENTIEKIDDFEDEGEIYKRQEVNVVLNNSEIIKAWTYVYLREVDEKNYIPFENQPWRE; translated from the coding sequence GTGTACCTTTTTGTTTATGGTTCTCTTCTTTCACATAACAGTCATAATTATCTTCTAAGTGGTTGCAAATTTATTGGAAATGCTATCTTAAACGGTTATGCCCTTTACAAGATAAGCTGGTATCCTGCAATAGTACCCAAAAACGGATGCAAGGTAGCCGGTGAGGTTTATAAGGTTGATGAAAATACAATTGAAAAAATAGATGACTTTGAAGATGAAGGAGAAATTTATAAAAGACAAGAAGTTAATGTCGTATTAAATAACTCTGAGATTATAAAGGCATGGACATATGTGTATCTACGTGAAGTTGATGAAAAAAATTATATTCCTTTTGAAAATCAGCCGTGGAGAGAATAA
- a CDS encoding winged helix-turn-helix transcriptional regulator, whose protein sequence is MTQKQKVKEATCEIEVAFEVIGGKWKPLILWYLGEYGTLRFAQLQHLIPDITHRILTKQLRELEEHGLVARKVYPEVPVKVEYSLTEKGKDVLPILDMMCNWADKYDYFGYKLKYNLCNEELCDLQEE, encoded by the coding sequence ATGACCCAAAAACAAAAAGTTAAAGAAGCAACATGCGAAATAGAAGTTGCATTTGAGGTCATAGGCGGAAAATGGAAACCTCTCATTTTGTGGTATTTAGGAGAATATGGTACACTCAGATTTGCTCAGCTGCAGCACTTAATCCCTGATATTACCCATAGAATTTTAACAAAGCAACTCAGAGAACTTGAAGAACATGGTCTTGTGGCAAGAAAAGTTTACCCTGAAGTTCCTGTAAAGGTAGAGTATAGTCTTACCGAAAAGGGAAAAGATGTTCTGCCAATATTAGATATGATGTGTAATTGGGCTGATAAGTATGATTATTTCGGATATAAACTAAAATACAATTTATGCAATGAAGAGTTGTGTGATTTGCAAGAAGAATAG
- a CDS encoding iron-containing alcohol dehydrogenase, with product MENLVFNYFIPTKILFGPGSLNRLKDENLPGKKALIVISTGTSMKKYGYLDRLTAILKEKGIEYVVFDKILPNPIKKHVMEGAKLAKEEGCDFVIGLGGGSSIDSAKSIAIMAKNDGDYWDYIVGGSGKGKFPSNGALPIVAITTTAGTGTEADPWTVITNEETNEKIGYGNQYTFPTLSVVDPELMLSVPPHLTAYQGFDAFFHAVEGYIAKIATPVSDMFALKSVELIAKYLPICVKDGTNIEARTYVALANTLAGFVESTSSCTSEHSMEHALSAFYPDLPHGAGLIMLSEAYHTFFASKVPKKYIQLARAMGVDVEQLPEDERPFAFIKAMKKLQEECGVGNLKMSDYGIKEDEIEKLADNAIKTMGGLFEVDPYKLSFEETVQIMKNAYK from the coding sequence ATGGAGAATTTAGTATTTAACTACTTCATACCAACAAAAATATTGTTTGGACCAGGAAGTTTGAACAGGCTCAAAGACGAAAATTTGCCCGGAAAGAAAGCCTTGATTGTAATATCTACTGGAACATCTATGAAAAAGTATGGTTATCTGGACAGGCTTACAGCGATATTAAAAGAAAAGGGAATTGAGTATGTTGTATTTGATAAGATTTTGCCAAATCCTATCAAGAAACATGTTATGGAAGGGGCAAAATTAGCAAAAGAAGAAGGCTGCGACTTTGTAATTGGTCTTGGTGGAGGAAGTAGCATTGACTCTGCAAAAAGTATTGCTATTATGGCTAAAAACGATGGAGATTACTGGGACTATATTGTTGGAGGCAGCGGGAAAGGCAAATTTCCATCAAACGGTGCACTTCCAATTGTTGCAATAACCACAACAGCTGGAACTGGAACAGAGGCTGACCCTTGGACTGTTATAACAAATGAAGAGACAAACGAGAAGATAGGTTATGGCAACCAGTACACATTTCCAACTTTGTCGGTTGTAGACCCAGAGCTTATGCTAAGTGTACCACCGCATCTTACTGCTTACCAAGGGTTTGATGCTTTCTTCCATGCAGTTGAAGGGTATATTGCAAAGATTGCAACTCCAGTAAGTGATATGTTTGCACTCAAAAGCGTTGAGCTTATAGCAAAGTACTTGCCGATTTGTGTAAAAGATGGGACAAATATAGAGGCGAGAACATATGTTGCGCTTGCGAACACGTTGGCAGGGTTTGTTGAGTCGACTTCCAGCTGTACATCAGAGCATTCAATGGAACATGCCCTCTCTGCATTTTATCCAGATTTGCCACATGGTGCAGGACTTATAATGCTATCTGAAGCTTATCATACATTCTTTGCATCAAAGGTGCCTAAAAAATACATTCAGCTTGCAAGAGCAATGGGTGTTGATGTAGAACAACTTCCAGAAGATGAAAGACCGTTTGCATTTATCAAGGCAATGAAAAAGCTTCAGGAAGAGTGTGGAGTTGGGAATTTAAAGATGTCTGACTATGGAATTAAAGAGGATGAGATTGAAAAGCTTGCTGATAATGCTATAAAAACAATGGGCGGACTTTTTGAGGTTGATCCATATAAGCTTTCTTTTGAGGAAACTGTACAGATAATGAAAAATGCATATAAATAA